One genomic segment of Ignavibacteriota bacterium includes these proteins:
- the nuoK gene encoding NADH-quinone oxidoreductase subunit NuoK, whose amino-acid sequence MIKVEVGLNHFLVVSVALFSLGLYGVVTRKNAVMVLMGVELILNSANINFVAFSKFGNFGIDGQLYALFVIILAAAEAAIALAIVLNIYKRFANVNVDEINNLKE is encoded by the coding sequence ATAATTAAAGTGGAAGTTGGATTAAATCATTTTTTAGTTGTTAGCGTTGCACTTTTCTCACTTGGATTATATGGAGTTGTAACCAGAAAAAATGCTGTTATGGTTTTAATGGGAGTTGAATTAATTCTAAATTCGGCAAATATAAATTTTGTTGCATTTTCCAAATTCGGAAATTTTGGTATCGATGGACAGCTTTATGCTTTATTTGTTATAATTTTAGCAGCCGCAGAAGCCGCAATTGCTTTGGCTATTGTATTAAATATTTATAAAAGATTTGCAAATGTTAATGTTGATGAAATAAATAATCTCAAAGAATAG
- the nuoL gene encoding NADH-quinone oxidoreductase subunit L, translating into MTEFTNINLSLVVLLLPLFGFFIVLFFGKKFPKLYLAEVGIITLAFILSLVIGYSKLTSFSHQDILFSFTWIDFGNVPNLGNLHVDLGIKIDNLTVIMLFVVNLISMLVHIYSIAYLKGDKRYSRYFAYLGIFTFSMLGIVLTDNLLMMYIFWELVGLSSYLLIGFWYEKQSASDAGKKAFLTNRVGDIGMFIGILILFTNYKSFSFDFIYSQIASGNLPFGSEAWLTATGILVFMGAVGKSAQFPLHVWLPDAMEGPTPVSALIHAATMVAAGVYLVARIFVMLTADAMLVIAVVGAVTSLFSATIALTQNDIKKVLAYSTVSQLGYMVMALGVGAYTFAFFHLVTHAFFKACLFLGSGSVIHAMHNEQDIREMGGLKKKMPITYYTFLISTLAISGVPLFSGFLSKDGILAGTLAFGHLTGHWLIPIMGFLVAFLTAFYMFRLVILTFHGEPRNHHKYDHAHESPFVMVMPLVVLSTLSIFFWYTPNPISPDAGWFTTSWVTTPQTVVPKTAAYDFMINDLSEHSVQNSHGEIVHSEKYTHAMHWAHYPAMIISLIVAGLGILLAFTMYQWKKISPDKIADSVKGLYKGSLNKWYVDEFYAKSFIGGTLKLGDLLAWFDKWVVDGIVNGSAYVTKIISKISGLFDTYIVDGLVNGTALFSGFVGFNFKKLQTGKVQTYIVLVVFSVIILFFIIGPF; encoded by the coding sequence ATGACAGAATTTACAAATATCAATCTTTCATTAGTTGTACTTTTACTTCCGTTGTTTGGATTTTTCATTGTGCTATTCTTTGGAAAAAAATTCCCAAAATTATATTTGGCAGAAGTTGGAATTATAACTCTTGCATTTATTTTATCGCTTGTTATTGGTTACTCAAAATTAACTTCATTTTCGCATCAAGATATTTTATTTTCTTTCACTTGGATTGATTTTGGAAATGTTCCAAATCTTGGAAATCTTCATGTTGATTTGGGAATTAAAATAGATAATCTTACGGTAATAATGTTGTTTGTCGTAAATCTAATTAGCATGCTTGTTCATATTTATTCTATTGCTTATTTGAAAGGTGATAAAAGATATTCAAGATATTTTGCATACTTAGGAATTTTCACATTTTCGATGTTAGGAATTGTTCTTACAGATAATTTGTTGATGATGTATATTTTCTGGGAACTTGTTGGATTATCGTCATATTTATTGATTGGCTTCTGGTACGAAAAACAATCAGCTTCCGATGCCGGTAAAAAAGCATTCCTCACAAATAGAGTTGGTGATATTGGAATGTTTATCGGAATTCTAATTTTATTTACTAACTATAAATCTTTCTCATTCGATTTTATATATTCACAAATTGCAAGCGGAAATTTACCTTTTGGAAGTGAAGCTTGGTTAACCGCTACTGGAATATTGGTTTTTATGGGCGCAGTTGGAAAATCTGCTCAATTCCCTCTTCATGTTTGGCTGCCGGATGCAATGGAAGGTCCAACTCCGGTTAGCGCTTTAATTCATGCTGCAACTATGGTTGCCGCCGGTGTTTATTTAGTTGCAAGAATATTCGTAATGTTAACTGCAGATGCAATGCTCGTAATTGCTGTTGTTGGTGCAGTTACTTCATTATTTTCTGCAACAATTGCATTAACTCAAAATGATATTAAAAAAGTTTTAGCATACTCAACAGTTAGCCAGCTCGGTTATATGGTTATGGCTCTTGGTGTTGGCGCATATACTTTCGCATTTTTCCATTTAGTAACTCATGCATTTTTTAAAGCTTGTTTATTTTTGGGTTCCGGTTCTGTAATTCATGCAATGCATAATGAACAAGATATAAGAGAAATGGGCGGATTGAAGAAAAAAATGCCGATTACTTACTATACATTTTTAATTTCAACTTTAGCTATTTCCGGCGTCCCGTTATTTTCCGGATTTTTAAGTAAAGATGGAATTCTTGCCGGAACTTTGGCATTTGGCCATTTAACCGGTCATTGGTTAATTCCAATAATGGGATTTTTAGTTGCGTTCCTAACGGCTTTTTATATGTTCAGATTAGTAATTTTAACATTCCACGGTGAACCAAGAAATCATCATAAATATGATCACGCACATGAATCACCTTTTGTAATGGTTATGCCGTTAGTTGTGCTAAGTACTTTGTCAATATTTTTCTGGTACACTCCAAATCCAATTTCTCCGGATGCCGGATGGTTTACTACAAGTTGGGTAACTACTCCGCAAACTGTCGTTCCTAAAACTGCAGCATATGATTTTATGATAAATGATTTATCTGAACATTCTGTGCAAAATTCACACGGAGAAATAGTTCATTCAGAAAAATATACTCATGCTATGCATTGGGCACATTATCCGGCAATGATAATTTCATTAATTGTTGCGGGACTTGGAATTCTACTTGCTTTCACAATGTATCAGTGGAAGAAAATTTCTCCGGATAAAATTGCTGATAGTGTTAAAGGACTTTACAAAGGTTCACTTAATAAATGGTATGTTGATGAATTTTATGCAAAATCATTTATCGGCGGAACTTTAAAACTTGGTGATTTATTAGCTTGGTTTGATAAGTGGGTTGTTGACGGAATTGTAAATGGATCAGCTTATGTTACAAAAATAATTTCAAAAATAAGTGGATTGTTTGATACCTATATTGTTGATGGATTGGTTAATGGTACAGCTTTGTTCAGCGGATTTGTTGGATTTAATTTTAAGAAATTACAAACCGGAAAGGTTCAGACATATATTGTTTTAGTTGTTTTTTCCGTAATTATTTTATTTTTCATAATTGGACCTTTTTAG
- a CDS encoding NADH-quinone oxidoreductase subunit M yields MNGIPILSLITFLPVIGMILILFMPSKMAREIKITSLIITFLQIILAGVLLANFNFSAGGIYEASSFQFVEKFQWIKIAGLSWIGTVKVDYFLGADGLSLPMLLLTALVSFIAVISSWSINKSVKGFFALFLLLDTGMMGVFVSLDFFLFYIFWELMLLPMYFLIGIWGGPRKEYAAIKFFIYTLFGSVFMLLVMIALYFSASETLADGTTVFTFNLLALMDPTNYTTNGILSPLNPNNYRLAAYIALFVGFAIKIPMFPFHTWLPDAHVEAPTPISVILAGVLLKMGTYGILRISYPIFPEITQELSFYIALFGVINIIYGALVALAQKDFKKLIAYSSVSHMGYVLLGMASMSTTGITGAIFQMFNHGTITAMLFLIVGVIYDRAHTRDINSFGGLANKMPVYTFFVTIAFFAAIGLPSLSGFISEALVFVGAFGVAEIRVLTMVGTLGILLGAAYMLWTLQRIFFGEFNKKWEDVLTDITFREYAMFIPLTIIIVFLGIYPSAMLDIMNTSVNTLVQFLSDKAQGFSLSGM; encoded by the coding sequence ATGAATGGAATTCCTATTTTATCATTAATTACTTTTCTGCCAGTTATTGGTATGATTTTAATTCTTTTCATGCCAAGCAAAATGGCAAGAGAAATTAAGATTACATCGCTAATAATAACATTTCTGCAAATTATTCTTGCTGGTGTTTTATTAGCAAATTTTAATTTTTCCGCTGGTGGAATTTATGAAGCAAGTTCATTTCAATTTGTTGAAAAATTTCAATGGATAAAAATTGCCGGTCTTTCTTGGATTGGAACCGTAAAAGTTGATTACTTTTTAGGTGCTGATGGTCTTAGTTTACCTATGTTACTTTTAACAGCTTTGGTTTCGTTTATTGCAGTAATTTCATCATGGAGTATTAACAAATCCGTAAAAGGATTTTTTGCACTTTTCTTATTGTTAGATACCGGAATGATGGGTGTTTTTGTCTCTTTAGATTTCTTTTTATTCTACATTTTCTGGGAATTAATGTTACTTCCTATGTATTTCTTAATTGGAATTTGGGGCGGACCAAGAAAAGAATATGCAGCAATTAAGTTCTTTATTTATACTTTGTTCGGAAGCGTTTTTATGCTTTTAGTTATGATTGCATTATATTTTAGCGCTAGTGAAACTTTAGCAGATGGCACTACAGTTTTTACGTTTAATTTATTAGCATTGATGGATCCGACAAATTATACAACTAATGGTATTTTATCTCCTTTAAATCCTAATAATTATAGACTTGCAGCATATATTGCCTTGTTTGTTGGTTTTGCTATAAAAATTCCAATGTTCCCTTTCCATACATGGTTGCCGGATGCACACGTTGAAGCTCCAACTCCAATCAGCGTAATATTAGCTGGCGTTTTACTTAAAATGGGAACTTACGGAATTCTAAGAATCAGCTACCCAATTTTCCCAGAAATCACACAAGAGTTATCATTTTATATTGCTCTTTTTGGAGTAATAAATATTATTTACGGTGCATTAGTTGCGCTGGCTCAAAAAGATTTTAAAAAATTAATTGCTTATTCATCAGTTTCTCATATGGGCTACGTGTTGCTTGGAATGGCTTCAATGTCAACAACCGGAATTACCGGAGCGATTTTCCAAATGTTTAATCATGGAACAATTACCGCAATGTTATTCTTAATTGTTGGTGTAATTTACGATAGAGCTCATACTCGTGATATAAATAGTTTTGGCGGTTTAGCCAACAAAATGCCGGTTTATACATTTTTTGTAACCATTGCTTTTTTTGCCGCAATTGGTTTACCAAGTTTATCCGGATTTATTTCCGAAGCATTGGTTTTTGTCGGAGCTTTTGGTGTTGCCGAAATTAGAGTTTTAACAATGGTTGGTACTTTGGGAATTTTACTTGGCGCTGCTTATATGTTGTGGACTTTACAAAGAATTTTCTTCGGCGAATTTAATAAAAAGTGGGAAGATGTTTTAACTGATATCACATTTAGAGAATATGCAATGTTTATTCCTTTAACAATTATAATTGTGTTTTTAGGAATCTATCCATCGGCAATGTTGGATATAATGAATACATCTGTTAATACACTTGTACAATTTTTAAGCGATAAAGCTCAAGGTTTTTCCTTAAGCGGAATGTAA